A stretch of the Magnetococcales bacterium genome encodes the following:
- a CDS encoding SPOR domain-containing protein, producing MQAVFVVALLQVFSLFLLVVPGHAGPHTLTRQEEQALERQVWLKVNQMALDPTAGVDAMLEPVMTLVDLFLEQGRHAKAEPILQMAINQISGKSATINSIPLMRLTARMARIDLAYGRYELASRQFNQLITLNRTKEAFTPAQEQELRLGLARTRVGVALSLADQPARLSRASQLLMVAIPELAQYLGEQHPEVLNTRLQYLILLVRQGYFEQVREESGPLLATYQKLKPLHIPELVQIHQLRGWSLSQGGNGAAGLEAFIAGLSLIPQEYGGDLLPKARLLSSMAVVHIGERHAPEALATFTQLESVIIRQFGRGSFKQARLDYTIGSMLTKHGLVDDGRLWIQKAQDIGHAIFDKDPKLQEKWWLELQEEIKNQGSPDNILELERLLSDVLGHIFTQVENMASWRERLAKWSRSSMAPLSNTLTSLSEKTPIAPAPRNVETVASQSGNTLAIPPPPPRPETSVTPQKQTENPEPAAATAAAPATRTAATWKPAEEKPPDANAYSPPPRHTLKGYYLSLGCFSQEKNSLEVIQPVSSRGYPVYQRVVSKPTGTLYCAISGPYASQALADNVRRELKDAGMKDFQVQSYGKSD from the coding sequence CTCCAGGTTTTCTCCCTGTTTCTGCTGGTGGTCCCCGGCCATGCCGGACCGCATACCCTGACCAGACAGGAAGAACAGGCGCTGGAACGACAGGTTTGGCTCAAGGTCAATCAAATGGCCCTGGATCCAACAGCCGGTGTGGATGCCATGCTGGAACCCGTGATGACCCTGGTGGATCTTTTTCTGGAACAGGGACGCCACGCCAAGGCCGAACCCATCCTCCAAATGGCCATCAATCAAATTTCCGGCAAATCCGCCACGATCAACAGCATTCCCCTGATGCGGCTGACTGCGCGCATGGCCAGAATCGACCTGGCCTATGGACGGTACGAGCTGGCATCCCGCCAATTCAACCAGTTGATCACACTCAACCGTACCAAAGAGGCCTTCACCCCCGCCCAGGAACAGGAGTTGCGCCTGGGTCTGGCACGCACCCGGGTCGGCGTTGCCCTCTCGCTGGCGGACCAGCCGGCCCGTCTCTCCCGCGCCAGTCAACTGTTGATGGTGGCCATCCCCGAGCTGGCCCAATACCTGGGCGAACAACACCCGGAGGTTTTGAACACCCGCCTGCAATACCTGATCTTGCTGGTTCGCCAAGGTTATTTCGAACAGGTACGCGAAGAATCCGGACCACTCCTGGCAACCTACCAAAAATTAAAACCCTTGCATATTCCTGAACTGGTCCAGATCCACCAGCTCCGTGGCTGGTCACTCTCCCAGGGGGGCAATGGGGCCGCCGGCCTGGAGGCCTTCATTGCCGGATTGAGCCTGATTCCCCAGGAGTATGGCGGGGATCTCCTGCCCAAGGCGCGCCTGTTGTCCAGCATGGCGGTCGTTCATATCGGCGAACGCCACGCCCCGGAAGCCCTCGCCACTTTTACCCAGTTGGAATCCGTTATCATCCGGCAGTTTGGCCGGGGCAGTTTCAAACAGGCCCGCCTGGACTATACCATCGGCTCCATGCTCACCAAACATGGCCTGGTGGATGATGGTCGCCTGTGGATCCAGAAAGCCCAGGATATCGGTCACGCCATTTTTGACAAGGATCCAAAACTCCAGGAAAAATGGTGGCTGGAACTCCAGGAAGAGATCAAGAATCAGGGATCCCCGGATAATATCCTGGAACTGGAGCGATTGCTCTCAGATGTCCTGGGGCATATCTTCACCCAGGTGGAAAACATGGCCAGTTGGCGGGAACGGCTGGCCAAATGGTCCCGCTCCAGCATGGCACCCCTGAGCAACACCCTGACATCCCTGTCAGAAAAGACTCCAATCGCACCTGCCCCCCGGAATGTGGAAACGGTCGCTTCCCAGAGTGGAAACACTCTCGCCATTCCCCCTCCTCCCCCTCGACCCGAAACTTCTGTGACTCCTCAGAAACAAACAGAAAATCCCGAACCAGCAGCAGCAACGGCTGCTGCTCCCGCAACAAGAACAGCAGCAACATGGAAGCCGGCTGAAGAAAAACCCCCGGATGCAAACGCATACTCCCCCCCACCCAGGCATACTCTCAAGGGATATTATCTGAGTCTGGGATGCTTTTCCCAGGAAAAAAATAGCCTTGAAGTTATACAGCCAGTCTCTTCAAGGGGGTATCCTGTCTATCAGCGGGTTGTCAGCAAACCCACCGGTACTCTCTATTGCGCCATATCCGGGCCTTATGCCTCCCAGGCCCTGGCCGACAATGTCCGCAGGGAACTCAAGGATGCAGGCATGAAGGATTTCCAGGTCCAGTCCTATGGAAAATCGGATTGA
- a CDS encoding RusA family crossover junction endodeoxyribonuclease, producing MARQKQPLELEFPFEYVLVGRPCSFQGKESQGKKSKGKTSAYCKWRERAKEAVEHEVSNRTNRRMYIPTDKFLTVKIAWFSSQPDAIDHPDLDNIIKPLLDAIRDKVIINDSQVRHIHISKIDLNRDGLCVPPQIKKFEGNPEYDHAGEVVLVAVYPFDVTETRELDWWLS from the coding sequence ATGGCTCGACAAAAGCAGCCGCTTGAGTTAGAGTTCCCGTTTGAGTACGTTCTTGTAGGTCGTCCGTGTTCATTCCAAGGCAAGGAGTCCCAAGGTAAGAAATCAAAAGGGAAGACTTCTGCCTACTGCAAATGGCGTGAACGAGCAAAAGAAGCCGTCGAACACGAAGTTTCCAACCGGACAAACAGAAGGATGTACATTCCAACCGACAAGTTTCTTACTGTAAAAATTGCATGGTTCAGTTCACAGCCAGATGCAATAGATCATCCAGACCTCGATAATATTATCAAACCACTTCTTGATGCCATTCGCGACAAAGTGATTATCAATGATAGTCAGGTTCGCCATATTCATATATCAAAGATAGACTTAAACAGAGATGGGCTGTGCGTACCACCACAAATAAAAAAATTTGAAGGCAATCCTGAATATGACCATGCAGGCGAAGTCGTTCTGGTTGCGGTTTACCCGTTCGACGTAACTGAGACCCGTGAATTGGACTGGTGGTTATCATGA